CCCAACGACTCACCTGGCAGGCGGCTTCGGCATACACCTGGGGATCCGCCGAGGCCGCGCGCAGCCAGTCGTCGAGCGTGACCGGCAGTGGCCGGCGGGAGTCGCGCAGGCAGCGGTCGCCGGTCGGGGCGAGGTACCGGGGGTCGTCGCTGACCAGGACGGCGAGGCCCTCGTCGAACCACTGCGGAACTTCGGCGCCGTCGAGACGGGCGTGCAACTCCACGTGGGTCAGCTCGTGCGAGGCGATCACCGGGTCGACGCCGCGCGGGGACAGCATCACCGACCGGTTGAGCACGGCGATACCGCGTTCGCGGCCGCCACCGATCCTGCGGTAGCAGTCGTCGGACAGGCACACGAGGACGTCCGGAGAGGTCGTCCGACCGCCGAAGAAGTCACTCACCCGCCTGTTCGCCTGCTCGGCGACCTCGCTCACCTGCCGGCGCCGGGCCTGCGGGAGGCCGGGTTCGGCGTACACGCCGGGCTGGAGCCGCTCCAGGCCGTAACAGCGCGGGCAGGTGATGGCCGTGACGGACGGGAAGGCGATCACTGTCACCGTCGCGGCGGCGGTGAGGAGGACCGCGATGACGGAGCCCGCGATCCACCAGCGCCTGCGCCGGATCACGGGCACATCGTCCCCCGGGGCGGCAGTCGGCGTTCGGTGACGTACGTGCTGACGTGGTCGATGACGCAGGGGTTGGCCATCGCGCCGAAGAGGTTGTGGCCGGGGCCGTCGTGTTTGATTGTGCGGCTGCCTCGGATCTGTTCGGTCACCCGGCGGGTGGAGTCGTAGTCCTGCCAGGTGCCCGCGCCCAGGAGCGGCGGCAGCGTACGGGGCATGGGCGCGGGCGGGTTGGTCACCGGAGTCGGCCAGCCGGCGCAGGTGAGCGGCAGGTGCCAGGCGAGGGGGAAAGCGGCGCCGGTGTCGGGGGCGATCGCGCGCAGCCGCTTGACCGTGCGCGCCACCTCCCGCTGGTTCGCCGGGCGCGGGAAGTCCAGGCACTCCTTGACCCCGCCGCCGGGCAGTCCCGGGTACGGCTGGCGGCTCGACAGCGCGAAGCTCGAGGCGTCCCCGGCCTCGGCCGCCGTGATGGCCGCCATGACGTCGGCCCATCGTGCGGGGCCGGGCCGGAGCTTCAGGAACGCGAGTGACTGCAACTGGGTGCCGTCGAAGCGGGCCGCCACGCCGGCGGCGGGGATCGGCTCGCGATTCGCCTTGGCGACCAGTGCCCGCCAGCGCTTCTCCGTCCCTGCGGGCGCCCAGGCGAAGAACCGGTCCATGAAGCGCTCGTTGTCACGGGCCATGGTGCCGAGCTCCCGGTCCCAGTCGCGCGGGCTGTGGTTTCCGGTGCCATCGATGTACATCGTACGCACGCGCTGCGGGAACAGCCGGGCGTAGGACTGCGCGATGGTGCCGCCGTATGACAGACCGAGGAAGTTCATCTTGTCCTCGCCGAGCGCTTCGCGGATGGCGTCGGCGTCGCGGGCGTCGGAGGCCGCGTCCATGTGGTCGAAGAGCTCCGGATCGGTGTCGCGGCACTTGTCGCCCCTGGCCTTGTTCGCCGCGGCGAGCCGGTCGAACTCGGCCTGGTCAGCGGGGAAGGCCGGGGTGCGCACGAAGCCCCATTCGCACTGCAGCACCGCGCCGCTGAGCCCGGGATAGCCGCGCGGGTCCCAGGTCACGACGTCCATCGACGTACGGATCTTGTCGAAGATCTGGGTACGTGAGCCCAGCGACGCGATCTGGTACCCCTGCGGACCACCGAAGTTGACCAGCACGGATCCCTTCTTGGCGCCGGTGGCGGGCAGGCGGGCGACCTTCAGGGTGATCTTCCGCTCGCTCTTGGGCGACAGGGCGACGGCCAGGTCCGCGCACTGGAGCTCGGGCGCGTTCGCGACGGGACAGGCGCTCCACTGGAGGGACGGCTGCGGCGCCTGGACCGGTGCCGTGAGGACGGCCACCGCCAGGAATGTGTTGAGCATGCGCAGCACGCTAGGAGTCGCGGACATCAGCGGTCTGCCCGCGAAAGTCGTCGATGACTGTTGACCAAAGTTGACTATGAGGGCTACCAGGCGCGATGAGTAGGGTGAGGTCTATGCCCAGATATGCGCTCATCGCCGCGGTCGTGGTCGCGGACACGGCGCTGCTGTGGCTGGACGGGACGCACGGATGGACGCTCGCCGCGTACGCCGCGACGGTGGCGCTCGCCATGGCGGCGATGAACCGTCTGCCGTTCGCGGCCTTCCTCGCGGCGCTGGCGCTGGCGGTGTTCAGCGGCGGGCTGCTCGCCCTGCTGGTCTGCACCGGCTTCCAGGCCGGGCACCGCATCTCCGCACGTAGAGATGTGGTGCTGACGGCAGGCGCACTCAGCGCGTACGTGTGCGTCCTCCTGCTCGCCGTGCAACGGTCCCCCGGCGCCGAGGAGCCGTGGATCAGCCTGGCCCGCGTCGTCGTGCTGACCGCGCTGCCGCTGCTCGCCGGCCGCTACGTGGCCCAGCAGCGCGAGCACCTGCGCCGGGAGAAGGCTCTCATCGCCGAACAGGAACGGCTGCGCGAGCGGCTGCGCATCGCGCACGACATGCACGACTCTCTCGGTCACCTGCTCAGCCTGGTGTCCGTGCAGGCCGCCGCGCTGGAGGTGGGCCCGTTGCCTCCCGACCAGCGGCGCGCGGTGGGCGGCCTGGCGGGCACCGCCCGCGCCGCCGCGGCCGAACTGCACGAGGTGGTCAACGCGCTGCGCGGCCATGACGCCCCCGGCCTGGAGGAGATCGACGACCTCGTCGCCCGCTCCCGGGCGGCGGGCGCCTCGGTGACGATCGGGACATCCGGCGAAGCCGTCCCGCTCACCGACCCGAGGGCGTCCCACGCCGCCTACCGGGTCGTCCAGGAAGGGCTGACCAACGCCGTCAAGCACGCGTCCGGCGCGTCGATCACCGTGTCGCTCGACTGGCAGCCCGACGCCCTGCTGATCTCGGTGGCCAACCCCATGCCCCGCCGTCCCCTCTCCCCCGTCGGCGGCGGCAGCGGCCTGCACGGGCTGACCGAGCGCGTCGCCGCGGCAGGCGGACTGCTGCGCGTCCATCCGGGACCGCGCGTGTTCCGGCTCGTCGCGATGCTCCCCCTGGTGCCGGTCCTCGCGGGGGCCACCTCGTGATCAGGACGTTGATCGCCGATGACGAGCCCCTCATCGCCGCGGGCATCCGCACCGTCCTGGAGTCGGCCGGAGACATCGAGGTGGTGGCCACCGCGCGCGACGGACGCGAGGCGGTGCGGGCCGCCCGCCTGCACCAGGTCGACGTCGCGCTCCTGGACATCGCGATGCCAGTGCTGGACGGCCTGGCCGCCGCCGCGGAACTGACCGGGACGCGCGTGGTGCTGCTCACCGCTTTCGGCGATGAGGA
The Nonomuraea helvata genome window above contains:
- a CDS encoding sensor histidine kinase; the protein is MPRYALIAAVVVADTALLWLDGTHGWTLAAYAATVALAMAAMNRLPFAAFLAALALAVFSGGLLALLVCTGFQAGHRISARRDVVLTAGALSAYVCVLLLAVQRSPGAEEPWISLARVVVLTALPLLAGRYVAQQREHLRREKALIAEQERLRERLRIAHDMHDSLGHLLSLVSVQAAALEVGPLPPDQRRAVGGLAGTARAAAAELHEVVNALRGHDAPGLEEIDDLVARSRAAGASVTIGTSGEAVPLTDPRASHAAYRVVQEGLTNAVKHASGASITVSLDWQPDALLISVANPMPRRPLSPVGGGSGLHGLTERVAAAGGLLRVHPGPRVFRLVAMLPLVPVLAGATS
- a CDS encoding alpha/beta hydrolase — protein: MLNTFLAVAVLTAPVQAPQPSLQWSACPVANAPELQCADLAVALSPKSERKITLKVARLPATGAKKGSVLVNFGGPQGYQIASLGSRTQIFDKIRTSMDVVTWDPRGYPGLSGAVLQCEWGFVRTPAFPADQAEFDRLAAANKARGDKCRDTDPELFDHMDAASDARDADAIREALGEDKMNFLGLSYGGTIAQSYARLFPQRVRTMYIDGTGNHSPRDWDRELGTMARDNERFMDRFFAWAPAGTEKRWRALVAKANREPIPAAGVAARFDGTQLQSLAFLKLRPGPARWADVMAAITAAEAGDASSFALSSRQPYPGLPGGGVKECLDFPRPANQREVARTVKRLRAIAPDTGAAFPLAWHLPLTCAGWPTPVTNPPAPMPRTLPPLLGAGTWQDYDSTRRVTEQIRGSRTIKHDGPGHNLFGAMANPCVIDHVSTYVTERRLPPRGTMCP